A DNA window from Helianthus annuus cultivar XRQ/B chromosome 15, HanXRQr2.0-SUNRISE, whole genome shotgun sequence contains the following coding sequences:
- the LOC110914064 gene encoding protein FAR1-RELATED SEQUENCE 5-like, which translates to MHFEEGVDDDEPANEEGVHDDKRANEEGANDEKKTKKVFGSLEELKNWVYKRDVVKGYVIVTQQTRKKGEGASARTVKIWLQCDCGGEPKSKASVQCSGSKKPLSLIGKLDSSSGSWSLVEKKNIHNHEPAELLEGHAFARRLTPDEESLVERLYLQNMEPTNIHLTIRNQYPHSVRILQDVQNMIKKIKRKMYGDRTPMQILESMLQEERYVYFTRVNPSTNAVEEVFFVHPDSYNMWRAFPHVLMIDATYKKNEYKLPFIQVVGVTSTHKYFCVAHAFVSKEKKR; encoded by the exons ATGCACTTTGAGGAGGGTGTTGACGACGACGAACCTGCTAACGAGGAAGGTGTTCACGACGACAAGCGTGCTAACGAGGAAGGTGCTAATGacgagaaaaaaacaaaaaag GTATTTGGGTCACTTGAAGAATTGAAGAATTGGGTATACAAAAGAGATGTTGTGAAAGGTTACGTCATTGTCACCCAACAAACGAGGAAAAAAGGCGAAGGTGCGTCAGCAAGGACAGTGAAGATATGGTTGCAATGCGATTGTGGCGGCGAACCCAAAAGTAAAGCATCCGTTCAGTGTTCCGGTAGCAAAAAG ccccttagtctgATAGGGAAACTAGACTCAAGTAGTGGTAGTTGGAGCCTTGTGGAGAAGAAAAACATTCACAACCATGAGCCTGCTGAACTTCTCGAGGGCCACGCGTTTGCTAGAAGGCTGACCCCGGACGAAGAATCACTGGTGGAGAGACTTTATCTGCAAAACATGGAGCCTACAAATATACATTTAACCATAAGAAATCAGTACCCACATAGCGTGCGCATTCTACAAGACGTACAAAACATGATTAAAAAGATTAAACGAAAAATGTACGGCGATCGAACTCCAATGCAGATATTGGAGAGCATGTTGCAAGAAGAAAGGTACGTTTATTTCACCAGAGTGAATCCCTCCACAAACGCGGTCGAGGAGGTTTTTTTCGTTCATCCGGACTCGTACAacatgtggcgtgcattcccacATGTGTTGATGATTGATGCTACCTACAAGAAGAATGAGTATAAGCTTCCGTTTATTCAAGTTGTGGGTGTGACATCGACACACAAGTATTTTTGTGTGGCTCATGCATTTGTctctaaagaaaaaaaaagataa
- the LOC110910128 gene encoding uncharacterized protein LOC110910128 — MDKLTQQLHTQPPLVLKRMLAKMKAVLNPSMTDHQPPEVQQDTRGLPTTKAKQQKNEDLARRKDKQPESQRNDYTQKPNVRRSRSKKSKEEKNTLPIIDKDFPLLAGHRYKNMIERFKDWLPSSYRRYITHIEDA, encoded by the exons ATGGATAAACTCACACAACAACTACATACGCAGCCACCTCTAGTGTTAAAAAGGATGTTGGCGAAGATGAAAGCGGTGTTAAATCCAAGTATGACTGACCATCAACCGCCTGAGGTACAACAAGATACCCGGGGCCTCCCAACTACGAAAGCAAAACAACAAAAGAATGAAGACCTTGCGAGACGTAAAGATAAACAACCCGAATCACAGAGGAACGACTACACTCAAAAGCCAAATGTGCGACGTAGTCGTTCAAAGAAAAGCAAGGAAGAAAAAAATACACTTCCGATTATAGATAAAGACTTTCCACTGTTGGCCGGGCACAG GTACAAAAACATGATCGAGCGTTTTAAGGATTGGCTTCCATCTAGCTATCGGAGATACATAACACATATCGAAGATGCCTAG
- the LOC110914065 gene encoding uncharacterized protein LOC110914065: MGLGYDQKQWKWVRQELLDDMFINKKRWGHILESLDKGCYKNVYRLINWLNVEPAPMACWMWLPYTGLLVAQKFGVIVQHLSNGVCQTYIPMFDGPQVYPNHSILTIAYVEDSHFIMVKLADDSPMPVPNGLWNIYRSMEAMEWETMYMSRIAHGMALLRSNRTRQKEVIDLC, translated from the coding sequence ATGGGTTTGGGGTATGACCAGAAACAGTGGAAGTGGGTCCGCCAAGAGCTACTCGACGATATGTTCATTAACAAAAAGCGTTGGGGGCATATACTCGAATCATTGGACAAGGGATGTTACAAAAATGTGTATCGATTGATAAATTGGTTAAATGTTGAACCTGCACCTATGGCATGCTGGATGTGGTTGCCCTACACAGGGTTGTTGGTGGCtcaaaaatttggggtgattgtTCAACATTTAAGCAACGGTGTTTGTCAAACTTACATCCCGATGTTCGATGGACCGCAGGTTTACCCGAACCATTCCATTTTAACGATTGCTTATGTCGAAGATAGCCATTTCATCATGGTTAAGTTAGCGGATGATAGCCCGATGCCAGTACCAAATGGACTTTGGAATATATACCGAAGTATGGAAGCTATGGAATGGGAGACAATGTACATGTCTCGTATTGCACATGGTATGGCGTTACTACGTAGTAATAGAACTCGACAAAAAGAAGTTATTGACTTGTGTTAG